A region from the Vibrio sp. SS-MA-C1-2 genome encodes:
- the rpoD gene encoding RNA polymerase sigma factor RpoD, which translates to MRFQHTKFLTQTRSWISSMEQNPQSQLKLLVAKGKEQGYLTFAEVNDHLPDDIVDSDQIEDIIQMINDMGIQVVEQAPDADDLMMSEGVADEDAAEAAAQALSSVESEIGRTTDPVRMYMREMGTVELLTREGEIDIAKRIEDGINQVQCSVAEYPGAIYHLLEQFDKVEIEEARLTDIISGFVDPNSDETTAPTATHIGSELSEEELKDEDSDLEDGEDDEEEDDGSIDPELAREKFLELRTAYDQMQLSISENGRFAPESETKVAELAEVFKQFRLIPKQFDHLVGSMRTMMDRVRTQERLIMRMCVDHSKMPKKTFVTLFAGNESSEDWYEAAVATGKPFVDKMSTFEDDIKRSIAKLKQIEEETGLPIERIKDINRRMSIGEAKARRAKKEMVEANLRLVISIAKKYTNRGLQFLDLIQEGNIGLMKAVDKFEYRRGYKFSTYATWWIRQAITRSIADQARTIRIPVHMIETINKLNRISRQMLQEMGREPLPEELAERMLMPEDKIRKVLKIAKEPISMETPIGDDEDSHLGDFIEDTTLDLPIDAATATSLRMATNDVLAGLTPREAKVLRMRFGIDMNTDHTLEEVGKQFDVTRERIRQIEAKALRKLRHPSRSEVLRSFLDE; encoded by the coding sequence TTGCGTTTTCAGCATACTAAATTCCTCACCCAGACCAGAAGTTGGATATCGTCTATGGAGCAAAATCCTCAGTCGCAGCTCAAATTACTTGTAGCTAAAGGTAAAGAGCAAGGCTATCTGACCTTCGCTGAAGTTAACGACCATTTACCCGATGACATCGTAGATTCAGATCAAATAGAAGACATCATTCAGATGATCAATGACATGGGTATCCAAGTCGTTGAACAGGCACCGGATGCCGATGATCTAATGATGTCAGAAGGCGTTGCAGATGAAGATGCAGCCGAAGCAGCAGCTCAAGCCCTTTCTAGCGTTGAATCTGAAATTGGTCGCACAACTGACCCAGTACGTATGTATATGCGTGAAATGGGAACAGTTGAGCTACTTACTCGCGAAGGCGAAATTGATATCGCGAAACGCATTGAAGATGGTATTAACCAAGTTCAGTGCTCAGTGGCAGAATACCCAGGTGCAATTTATCACCTACTAGAACAATTTGATAAAGTCGAAATTGAAGAAGCTCGTCTTACCGATATCATCTCAGGTTTTGTTGATCCTAACTCGGACGAGACAACCGCACCAACAGCAACTCATATCGGTTCTGAATTAAGCGAAGAAGAGCTTAAAGATGAAGATAGTGATCTTGAAGATGGTGAAGATGACGAAGAAGAAGATGATGGTTCAATTGATCCAGAATTAGCACGTGAAAAGTTCTTAGAGCTTCGTACGGCTTATGATCAAATGCAACTGAGTATCTCTGAAAATGGTCGTTTTGCACCAGAATCAGAAACTAAAGTTGCCGAACTTGCAGAAGTATTCAAACAGTTCCGTCTAATTCCAAAACAGTTTGACCACCTTGTTGGTTCAATGCGTACTATGATGGATCGCGTTCGTACTCAAGAACGTCTTATCATGCGTATGTGTGTCGACCACAGTAAAATGCCAAAGAAAACATTTGTTACCCTATTTGCAGGTAATGAGTCGTCAGAAGATTGGTATGAAGCTGCTGTTGCAACTGGCAAACCATTTGTTGATAAGATGTCAACATTTGAAGATGATATCAAACGTAGTATCGCTAAATTAAAGCAGATCGAAGAAGAAACTGGTCTACCTATTGAGCGTATCAAAGATATCAACCGTCGCATGTCTATCGGTGAAGCAAAAGCTCGTCGTGCGAAAAAAGAGATGGTTGAAGCAAACTTACGTCTTGTTATCTCAATCGCGAAAAAATACACCAACCGTGGTTTACAGTTCTTAGATCTTATCCAAGAGGGTAACATCGGTCTAATGAAAGCGGTTGATAAGTTTGAATATCGTCGTGGTTATAAGTTCTCAACTTATGCTACATGGTGGATCCGTCAGGCAATTACACGTTCAATTGCCGACCAAGCACGTACGATCCGTATCCCTGTACATATGATCGAGACCATTAACAAACTAAACCGTATCTCTCGCCAGATGTTGCAAGAGATGGGTCGCGAGCCTCTTCCAGAAGAGCTTGCGGAAAGAATGTTAATGCCAGAAGATAAGATCCGTAAAGTCTTAAAGATTGCAAAAGAACCGATTTCAATGGAGACGCCAATTGGTGATGATGAAGATTCACATCTAGGTGACTTTATTGAAGATACAACACTGGATCTTCCAATCGATGCGGCAACTGCGACAAGCTTAAGAATGGCAACCAATGACGTTCTTGCTGGTTTAACGCCTCGTGAAGCGAAAGTATTACGTATGCGTTTTGGTATCGATATGAATACCGACCACACGTTAGAAGAAGTGGGCAAGCAGTTTGACGTTACTCGTGAGCGTATCCGTCAGATTGAAGCGAAGGCGTTACGTAAACTACGTCACCCAAGCCGCTCTGAAGTACTACGTAGCTTCTTAGACGAGTAA
- the folB gene encoding dihydroneopterin aldolase: MDRVFIEELTAICTIGAYDWEQTIKQKLVLDIEMAHDNQKPGLSDNVEEALDYAKVSQAVTHHLESKPILLVERVAEEVADLIRTEFSVPWVKIKVSKPGAVVNAKAVGVVIERGQE; encoded by the coding sequence ATGGATAGAGTTTTTATTGAGGAATTAACGGCAATTTGTACTATTGGTGCTTATGACTGGGAACAGACCATTAAGCAAAAATTAGTGCTTGATATTGAGATGGCGCATGATAATCAGAAGCCGGGTTTGAGTGATAATGTTGAAGAAGCGCTAGATTATGCCAAAGTAAGTCAAGCCGTCACTCATCATCTAGAGAGTAAACCTATTTTGCTTGTTGAGCGTGTTGCAGAAGAAGTCGCCGATCTTATCCGCACTGAATTCTCGGTTCCTTGGGTGAAAATTAAAGTCAGTAAACCCGGCGCGGTTGTGAATGCAAAAGCTGTCGGTGTGGTGATTGAAAGAGGCCAAGAGTGA
- the rpsU gene encoding 30S ribosomal protein S21 — MPVIKVRENEPFDVALRRFKRSCEKAGILSEVRRREHYEKPTTVRKRSKAAAVKRHLKKLARENARRVRLY, encoded by the coding sequence ATGCCAGTAATTAAAGTACGTGAAAACGAACCATTTGACGTAGCGCTACGTCGCTTCAAACGTTCATGCGAGAAAGCAGGTATCTTATCTGAAGTTCGTCGTCGTGAGCACTACGAGAAGCCAACTACAGTACGTAAGCGCTCTAAAGCTGCCGCTGTTAAGCGTCACCTAAAGAAATTAGCTCGCGAAAACGCACGTCGCGTACGTCTATACTAA
- the cca gene encoding multifunctional CCA tRNA nucleotidyl transferase/2'3'-cyclic phosphodiesterase/2'nucleotidase/phosphatase (catalyzes the addition and repair of the essential 3'-terminal CCA sequence in tRNAs without using a nucleic acid template; phosphohydrolase activities include hydrolysis of pyrophosphate, 5'-nucleoside tri- and diphosphates, NADP, and 2'-AMP with the production of Pi, metal-dependent phosphodiesterase activity for 2',3'-cAMP, 2',3'-cGMP, and 2',3'-cCMP, and hydrolysis 2',3'-cyclic substrates with the formation of 2'-nucleotides and 3'-nucleotides; these phosphohydrolase activities are probably involved in the repair of the tRNA 3'-CCA terminus degraded by intracellular RNases), with product MQIYLVGGAVRDKLLHLPIKDRDWLVVGSTPEEMLALGYQQVGQDFPVFLHPKTKEEHALARTERKSGSGYTGFICHFTPDVTLEEDLLRRDLTINAIAEDKKGNIHDPLNGQIDLEKRILRHVSPAFIEDPLRVLRVARFAARFADLGFTVADETLTLMSEMSQNGELSALTPERVWQEWQKSLTYSRPDIFLRLLEQTQGLSVVLPELKLMPAQLETTQLAAKQKMSSPIVLATQLYQCSESEIKALCSRVKIPNEYRDLALLVAAHYQQINQLPNISAELIVELLNQIDGWRKPERVKEITKSCQLIATINSSKQSNTESLLIKLLDEANQVAVQPIIAAGYRGPEIKVQLQQQRIAVIAKKLNQ from the coding sequence TTGCAAATATACCTTGTTGGCGGCGCCGTCCGCGATAAATTACTTCATTTACCCATCAAGGATCGTGATTGGTTGGTTGTTGGAAGTACCCCAGAAGAGATGCTGGCATTAGGCTATCAACAAGTGGGTCAGGATTTTCCAGTCTTTCTTCATCCTAAAACTAAAGAAGAGCATGCACTAGCACGAACAGAACGAAAATCAGGCTCAGGCTATACAGGGTTTATCTGTCACTTCACACCTGACGTGACATTAGAAGAAGATCTATTGCGTCGAGACCTCACTATTAATGCCATCGCAGAAGATAAAAAAGGCAATATCCATGACCCGCTTAATGGCCAAATTGATCTAGAAAAGCGAATTTTGCGTCATGTCTCTCCGGCATTTATTGAAGATCCTTTACGTGTATTACGAGTTGCTCGATTTGCTGCTCGGTTTGCCGATCTTGGCTTTACCGTGGCTGATGAAACATTAACACTAATGAGTGAGATGTCTCAAAATGGAGAACTTTCCGCCCTAACCCCTGAGCGAGTTTGGCAAGAGTGGCAAAAATCACTGACCTATTCTCGTCCCGATATTTTCCTTAGGTTATTAGAGCAAACTCAAGGGCTATCGGTGGTATTACCTGAATTGAAATTAATGCCAGCACAGCTAGAAACGACACAACTTGCGGCAAAACAGAAGATGTCATCTCCTATCGTACTAGCGACTCAACTCTATCAGTGTTCAGAGTCTGAGATCAAAGCGCTTTGCTCACGAGTTAAAATTCCCAATGAATATCGAGATCTCGCGCTTCTTGTGGCTGCCCATTATCAACAGATTAATCAATTGCCAAATATTTCTGCGGAGCTTATTGTCGAATTATTAAATCAAATTGATGGATGGCGAAAACCAGAAAGGGTGAAAGAGATTACCAAAAGTTGTCAATTAATCGCAACGATTAACTCATCGAAGCAATCAAACACTGAGTCATTATTAATCAAATTACTTGATGAGGCAAACCAAGTTGCCGTTCAGCCGATTATCGCGGCAGGATACCGTGGACCAGAGATAAAAGTGCAATTACAACAGCAGAGAATAGCCGTCATCGCTAAAAAACTGAATCAATAG
- a CDS encoding undecaprenyl-diphosphate phosphatase — translation MSYFEAFFLALIQGLTEFLPISSSAHLILPSEVLGWADQGLSFDVAVHVGTLAAVVIYFRKEVITLLSAWFGSLFKKQHSRDSKLAWMIIIATIPACLLGLFLKDFIELYLRSAYVIATTTIVFGVLLWQVDKHSTQVNDEYHVGWKEALYIGIAQAIALIPGTSRSGITITAALKMGLTREAAARFSFLMSIPIILAAGGYLGLKLAVSDVAIEWSGLALGIVVSFLSAYACIHLFLKFVTKVGMYPFVIYRLILGIGLFAFLLTR, via the coding sequence ATGAGTTACTTTGAAGCTTTCTTTTTAGCTTTAATTCAAGGTTTGACTGAATTTCTTCCCATTTCTAGCTCCGCTCATTTAATTTTACCGTCAGAGGTTTTAGGCTGGGCAGATCAAGGGCTCTCTTTTGATGTTGCTGTTCATGTTGGAACCTTAGCCGCGGTTGTAATTTACTTCCGAAAAGAGGTTATCACCCTGTTATCTGCTTGGTTTGGATCCTTATTTAAAAAGCAACACAGTCGTGACTCTAAATTGGCGTGGATGATTATTATTGCCACCATTCCGGCCTGTTTATTAGGACTGTTTTTAAAAGATTTTATTGAACTTTATCTGCGTTCTGCTTATGTGATTGCAACAACAACCATTGTTTTTGGTGTATTACTTTGGCAAGTGGATAAGCATTCAACACAGGTAAATGATGAGTACCATGTGGGTTGGAAAGAGGCGTTATATATCGGGATAGCTCAAGCGATTGCATTGATTCCAGGTACTTCTCGCTCTGGTATTACGATTACTGCGGCTTTAAAAATGGGGTTAACTCGTGAAGCGGCTGCTCGTTTCTCTTTCTTGATGTCGATTCCAATTATTCTTGCGGCTGGCGGTTATTTAGGGTTAAAACTGGCCGTGAGTGATGTGGCGATTGAATGGAGTGGTTTAGCGTTAGGGATTGTGGTCTCTTTCTTATCGGCTTACGCCTGTATTCATCTCTTTTTGAAGTTTGTCACTAAAGTCGGCATGTACCCATTTGTGATTTATCGCTTAATTTTAGGTATTGGTCTATTTGCTTTTTTACTGACTCGTTAA
- the plsY gene encoding glycerol-3-phosphate 1-O-acyltransferase PlsY, with protein sequence MTPLALVVIIAAYLLGSISSAVLICRLFKLPDPRDNGSKNPGATNVLRLGGKMPAASVLVCDLLKGLIPVWGGYFLHLNPFILGIIGIAATLGHIYPIFFHFRGGKGVATAFGSLAPIGWDLSGLLLLSWGLIALVSGFSSLAAIGTAILAPLFTWFFKPQYTMPVAMLACIILWRHQDNIRRLWDGLEDKILHKKSDKK encoded by the coding sequence ATGACACCACTGGCTCTCGTCGTGATAATCGCGGCTTACCTATTGGGATCTATATCTAGTGCAGTACTTATTTGTCGCCTATTTAAATTGCCCGACCCTAGAGATAATGGTTCAAAAAACCCAGGTGCAACCAATGTCTTGCGTTTAGGTGGAAAAATGCCTGCCGCCTCCGTTTTAGTCTGTGATCTACTTAAAGGGTTAATTCCTGTTTGGGGTGGCTATTTTCTTCACTTGAACCCTTTTATTCTCGGCATTATCGGTATCGCTGCCACACTTGGACATATTTATCCCATTTTCTTCCATTTTCGTGGTGGAAAAGGTGTGGCAACGGCATTTGGTTCGTTAGCGCCAATCGGTTGGGATCTATCAGGATTGCTGTTGTTGAGTTGGGGATTGATTGCCTTAGTAAGTGGATTCTCATCTCTTGCCGCTATCGGCACGGCAATTCTTGCACCGTTATTTACTTGGTTTTTCAAACCTCAATACACCATGCCCGTCGCGATGTTAGCCTGCATTATTTTATGGCGTCATCAAGATAATATTCGTCGCCTTTGGGATGGTTTAGAAGATAAAATCTTGCATAAAAAATCAGATAAGAAGTAA
- the dnaG gene encoding DNA primase, with protein MAGRIPRTFINDIIARIDIVELIDSRVKLKKQGKNFGACCPFHNEKTPSFSVSQEKQFYHCFGCGVHGNALDFIMEFDRLEFVEAVEEIANTLGLEVPREAGGSYSGPKAQEKRDLYQLLGDVSHFYHQQLQQPAAQIAQQYLAERDLAQSSIDKFNIGYIADRWDTVLSKFGTTPDNQKSLIDTGLLIENDQGRRYDRFRGRVMFPIRDRRGRVIAFGGRVIGDGTPKYLNSPETPVFHKGKELYGLYEALQVSREPEKLLVVEGYMDVVALDQFGVDYAVASLGTSTTGDHIQLLFRQTSTIICCYDGDRAGREAAWRAMENALPYLQDGKQLKFMFLPDGEDPDSYIRQHGKPSFEEQVSSAMPLSTFLFNSLMTQVDSSSLEGQAKLTTLAVPLIDKVPGGTLRLYLRDMLGKKLGLPDESQLQRLINKQPSNQRQLPKKTEIKKTPMRQVIALLIQNPELSQYLDPQELITIDFPGIQLLTSLVEKCHQHPNITTGQLLEYWRDDSHEPLIAKLAAWDLLINKSNITEVFADSLDKVYAQCVEKQIAQLQAKERTVGLSTEEKRELQLLILNNLD; from the coding sequence ATGGCAGGACGTATTCCTCGCACATTTATCAATGATATTATTGCCAGAATCGATATCGTTGAACTAATAGATTCGCGAGTTAAGCTAAAAAAACAGGGTAAAAACTTTGGTGCTTGCTGCCCTTTCCATAATGAAAAAACCCCCTCTTTTAGTGTTAGCCAAGAGAAGCAGTTTTATCACTGTTTTGGTTGTGGCGTACACGGAAATGCTCTCGATTTTATTATGGAATTTGATCGTCTTGAGTTTGTTGAGGCGGTAGAAGAGATAGCAAATACCCTTGGACTTGAAGTACCAAGAGAAGCTGGTGGCAGTTATAGCGGACCAAAAGCACAAGAGAAACGCGATCTTTACCAGTTATTAGGCGATGTCAGCCATTTTTATCATCAACAACTTCAGCAACCCGCCGCTCAAATCGCTCAACAATACTTAGCGGAGCGCGATCTGGCTCAGAGTAGTATTGATAAATTTAACATTGGCTATATTGCTGATCGTTGGGATACGGTACTGTCAAAATTTGGTACCACTCCTGATAATCAAAAATCTCTCATTGATACTGGTTTACTGATTGAAAACGATCAAGGACGTCGTTATGACCGCTTCCGTGGTCGAGTGATGTTTCCGATCCGAGATCGTCGTGGACGAGTTATTGCGTTTGGTGGTCGTGTCATTGGAGATGGAACGCCAAAGTATCTCAACTCACCAGAAACCCCTGTTTTCCATAAAGGTAAAGAGCTTTACGGTCTTTATGAAGCCCTTCAAGTTAGCCGTGAACCTGAAAAATTATTGGTGGTTGAAGGTTATATGGATGTTGTCGCCCTCGATCAATTCGGCGTTGATTATGCTGTTGCATCATTGGGAACATCGACAACGGGTGACCATATCCAGTTACTATTTCGTCAAACAAGTACTATTATTTGTTGTTACGATGGTGATAGAGCTGGACGAGAAGCAGCATGGCGTGCAATGGAAAATGCACTACCTTATCTACAAGATGGTAAACAACTGAAGTTTATGTTTTTACCTGATGGTGAAGATCCTGACAGTTACATTCGTCAACACGGTAAACCGAGCTTTGAAGAACAAGTCAGTAGTGCGATGCCACTGTCCACATTTCTCTTTAATAGTTTAATGACACAAGTGGATAGCTCATCTTTAGAAGGTCAAGCAAAGTTAACTACGCTTGCTGTTCCTTTGATCGATAAAGTGCCCGGTGGAACTTTAAGACTTTATTTGCGCGATATGTTAGGAAAAAAATTAGGGTTACCTGATGAAAGTCAGTTACAACGATTAATTAATAAGCAACCATCAAATCAGCGCCAACTGCCTAAAAAGACAGAAATAAAGAAAACACCGATGCGTCAAGTTATCGCATTATTGATACAAAACCCAGAATTAAGTCAGTATTTAGATCCTCAAGAACTAATAACAATAGACTTTCCTGGTATACAATTATTAACGTCACTAGTTGAAAAGTGTCACCAACATCCCAATATTACTACAGGTCAGCTCCTAGAGTATTGGCGCGATGATTCTCACGAGCCGCTAATCGCTAAATTAGCCGCCTGGGATTTGCTGATCAATAAGAGTAATATTACAGAAGTATTTGCAGACTCATTGGACAAAGTTTATGCCCAGTGCGTCGAAAAACAGATAGCACAGCTGCAAGCGAAAGAGAGAACTGTCGGTTTATCAACCGAAGAAAAGCGAGAGTTACAGTTACTAATACTGAACAATCTCGACTAA
- the tsaD gene encoding tRNA (adenosine(37)-N6)-threonylcarbamoyltransferase complex transferase subunit TsaD, whose protein sequence is MRILGIETSCDETGIAIYDDEQGLLSHQLYSQVKLHADYGGVVPELASRDHVKKTIPLIKETLADAGLTSDDIDGIAYTAGPGLIGALLVGATIGRSLAYAWNIPAVAVHHMEGHLLAPMLEETPPEFPFVALLVSGGHTMLVQVNHIGDYQILGESVDDAAGEAFDKTAKMLGLDYPGGPRLSKLAEQGTAGRFKFPRPMTDRPGLDFSFSGLKTFAANTIRANDDDDQTQADIAFAFQEAVADTLAIKCRRALKQTGMKRLVVAGGVSANKYLRQQLEAMTTKLGGAVFYPRTEFCTDNGAMIAYAGMQRLKNSEVTDLAVKAYPRWPIDQLQPIK, encoded by the coding sequence ATGCGAATTTTAGGCATCGAGACATCGTGCGATGAAACAGGTATTGCAATCTATGATGATGAACAAGGTTTATTGTCTCATCAACTTTACAGTCAGGTCAAACTTCATGCAGATTATGGTGGTGTTGTTCCTGAATTAGCATCAAGGGATCATGTTAAAAAAACCATTCCATTGATAAAAGAAACCTTAGCGGATGCGGGTTTAACTTCAGATGATATCGATGGTATTGCGTATACAGCGGGACCGGGTTTAATTGGAGCTCTTCTTGTTGGGGCGACGATTGGCCGTAGTTTAGCGTATGCATGGAATATTCCAGCGGTTGCTGTTCATCATATGGAAGGACACCTTTTAGCGCCCATGTTGGAAGAGACACCACCTGAATTTCCTTTTGTTGCATTGTTAGTTTCTGGTGGTCATACCATGTTGGTTCAAGTCAATCATATTGGCGATTATCAAATTTTAGGTGAGTCTGTCGACGATGCGGCAGGTGAAGCCTTCGATAAAACCGCAAAAATGTTGGGCTTAGACTACCCAGGAGGCCCTAGGTTATCAAAACTAGCTGAACAAGGTACTGCTGGTCGTTTTAAGTTCCCTCGTCCAATGACGGACCGCCCAGGGCTTGATTTTAGTTTTTCTGGTCTAAAAACATTTGCGGCCAATACAATTCGAGCAAATGATGATGATGATCAAACTCAAGCGGATATCGCTTTTGCTTTCCAGGAGGCTGTAGCAGACACATTAGCGATTAAGTGTCGTAGAGCATTAAAGCAGACAGGAATGAAGCGTCTGGTGGTTGCAGGGGGCGTGAGCGCGAACAAATACTTACGACAACAACTTGAAGCGATGACAACAAAATTAGGCGGTGCAGTTTTCTACCCGAGAACTGAGTTTTGTACCGATAATGGTGCGATGATTGCCTATGCTGGAATGCAACGTCTGAAAAATAGTGAAGTGACGGACTTAGCTGTAAAAGCATACCCACGTTGGCCGATTGATCAACTACAACCAATTAAATAA
- a CDS encoding GatB/YqeY domain-containing protein — protein sequence MALIERLKDEQKTAMKAKDKPRLGTIRLALAAIKQLEVDGQKTLSDDEIIAVLTKMVKQRRDSVEQFTAAGRDDLADVEKAEIVVVEEFLPQALTDEEVSQLIADAISSTGANGMQDMGKIMGVLKPKIQGRADMGKVSQLVKANLG from the coding sequence ATGGCTTTGATCGAGCGTCTTAAAGACGAACAAAAAACGGCAATGAAGGCGAAGGATAAACCTCGTCTTGGCACAATTCGTCTTGCGTTAGCAGCAATCAAACAGTTAGAAGTTGATGGTCAAAAGACCCTTTCTGACGATGAGATTATTGCTGTTTTAACCAAGATGGTTAAGCAACGTCGTGATTCTGTTGAGCAGTTTACTGCCGCAGGTCGTGATGATTTGGCCGATGTTGAGAAAGCAGAAATTGTTGTTGTTGAAGAATTCTTGCCTCAAGCACTGACTGACGAAGAAGTTAGCCAGTTGATTGCAGATGCAATATCTTCAACAGGAGCTAATGGAATGCAGGACATGGGTAAAATCATGGGCGTCTTAAAGCCTAAGATTCAAGGCCGTGCCGATATGGGTAAAGTTAGTCAGCTTGTAAAAGCTAATTTAGGCTAA
- the folK gene encoding 2-amino-4-hydroxy-6-hydroxymethyldihydropteridine diphosphokinase — MSQAFIAIGSNFQQEFYFLRAFSALEALGEQLVCSSVYESIDRTQKSANYYNAVIGLNTTLSISKLKQELKQIETLCDRQRDNDHCSLDLDLLLFDDLVDPQLPLPHPDIFKFAFVLKPLSELQPDRILSARNNNLSEEWRNFRLDSRTFESLTLVDFYWKR, encoded by the coding sequence GTGAGCCAAGCATTTATTGCGATAGGTTCTAACTTCCAGCAAGAGTTCTACTTCTTAAGGGCTTTTTCAGCTCTAGAAGCATTAGGGGAGCAGCTTGTCTGCTCTTCTGTGTATGAGAGTATTGATCGTACACAAAAGAGTGCCAATTATTATAATGCGGTGATTGGTCTTAATACCACTCTTTCGATCTCAAAATTAAAACAAGAGTTAAAACAGATAGAAACTTTATGTGATCGTCAGCGTGATAACGATCATTGTAGTTTGGATCTTGATCTCCTGTTGTTTGATGATCTTGTCGATCCTCAGTTACCATTACCTCATCCTGATATTTTTAAATTTGCTTTTGTTTTAAAGCCACTTTCAGAACTGCAACCAGATCGGATTTTAAGTGCAAGAAATAACAATTTATCTGAAGAATGGCGCAATTTTCGCTTAGATAGTCGCACTTTTGAGTCATTAACTCTTGTTGATTTTTATTGGAAAAGGTAG